CGCTCGCGGGGCGCGCCGAGCGCGGTCAGGTACTCGGCGTGCGCCCGGGTGTCGGCGAGCACGACGTCCGCGGCGCGGAGGCTCGCGCGGTCGATCCAGGCGAGCGCGCGTGCCCACGGCCCGCCGGGGGCGACGAGACGCCGATCGTCGGCGAGCGTCTCGGTCAGGCTCACGAGCGGCGCGAACACGAGCCCCGCTCGTGGCCGGCAGAGCCGGCGGGCGAGGAGCACGTCGAGCTGGCCCCCGAAGCCCACCACGACGAGCGGCGGCGGCCCGGCGAGCCGGCGCCAGCGACGAACGAGCCGCCGCGCAGCCGCCGCCCAGCGTGCGCCGAGAAGCGCCAGCGACGGGGCGCCGAAGTAGCGCCGCCCCTTGGTGCGCGTCTCCTCCCAGAGGGGCTCGTGACATTCGCCCACGCGCCACCCGGCCCCCGCGAGCGCCAGGCCGAGGAGGCGGTTCGCGCTGTGCCCCGCGTCGTACGTGCCGAACAGGCACGCGCTCGCGGGCGCGCTCACGGCGGGGCGTGTCGCGCCGCCCGCGGCTCGGCGGCGGGCTCGAGCCGCTCGACGTCGGGCCCGTTCCCGAGGCGCAGCTCGAGCTCGCGCAGGCGCACCAGGGCGTCCTCCTGGAGCGAGCGGCTGGCGCCCATCAGGTCGGCGAGCAGGCCGATCAGCATGGTCTGGAAGCCGACGATCAGGAGCACCGCGGCCAGGATCAGGCTCTGCACGTGGCCGGCCCCGCTGCCCGTCAGGTAGTCGAAGAGGAAGCGCGCGCCGATCACGCCGCCCACCGCGATGCACGCCCCCCCGATGCGCCAGAAGACCTTGAGCGGCTCGTAGAGCGCGTAGATGCGCACCAGGGTCGCGATCGAGCGGCGGACGTAGAGCGTCACGCGGCCGAACAGGCGCGAGGGCCGCCGCTCGGGGTTCGTCTCGACCGGGACGTGCGCGATCGGGATGTGCTTCTTGCCGGCCTGGATGATCGTCTCGAGCGTGTAGGTGAAGTCGCTGAACACGTTCA
Above is a genomic segment from Deltaproteobacteria bacterium containing:
- a CDS encoding glycosyltransferase family 2 protein, producing the protein MKLIIQIPSFNEETSLGATLAELPRDVPGFDHVETLVIDDGSTDATGDVARRAGATYLLRLPVHLGLARAFEAGLDAALKLGADVIVNTDADNQYRGADVARLVQPILAGHAAMVIGDRSPSRTKHFGAGKRLLQRIGSWVVRRVSGTRVPDAASGFRAFSRRAALRLNVFSDFTYTLETIIQAGKKHIPIAHVPVETNPERRPSRLFGRVTLYVRRSIATLVRIYALYEPLKVFWRIGGACIAVGGVIGARFLFDYLTGSGAGHVQSLILAAVLLIVGFQTMLIGLLADLMGASRSLQEDALVRLRELELRLGNGPDVERLEPAAEPRAARHAPP